A genomic region of Arachis hypogaea cultivar Tifrunner chromosome 5, arahy.Tifrunner.gnm2.J5K5, whole genome shotgun sequence contains the following coding sequences:
- the LOC112803921 gene encoding uncharacterized protein: MVYRAVREAKDKIMGNEVEQYGKLRDYLMEIHRSNPRSTALLDVIPQPQAPPTFDKMYICFDACKRGFKSGCRPLIHLDGAFLKTYHGGQLLSAVAQDANNQFYVVAFAVARSESKESWKWFLTLLQEDIGDVQQHGWNFMSDMQKGLMPALKEIMPNAHVRNCVVHMWKNFINRFKDLYIRETVWECAKCTTVAEFKTKMKRLKEVNQDAWSYLMKFEPATWVRAYFSHGPKVDNLTNNMCESFNSKITKYRCKPILTMCEEVRCYLMRRMVQHKRLIDCHHGKLAPVQEKRLKRLVKPSNKWTAEWIGDNERKRFEVTYKGSKLDVDLIKHTCTCNRWQLTGMPCTHAVAAIRKRHDNMEDYVHPWLCMESLKKTYEHFIQPVTSEEFWIRSDQTRPAAPVIKRPIGRPKVHNRQKDPAETVIEGEKLRRSFYATCSKCGQTGHNYKTCKGAPSNPNWKLKTRKPKKKTQDNLSLVVIPLSQSAPEAEGEEHDSATPTNQNHSTTFTTPDVAQQQPAPQVASVTTTAAPATQGQVPFKPPARVPARPSNKTFRPKQPIRRKSDGKQQVQKSQQPSVEAVEGPSDEALAAASSGTKRVFQVIPTPGTNNSKK; this comes from the exons ATGGTTTACAGAGCTGTGAGGGAAGCCAAAGACAAGATCATGGGAAACGAGGTAGAACAGTATGGGAAGCTTAGAGATTATCTAATGGAGATACATAGAAGCAATCCAAGGTCTACTGCATTGTTGGACGTTATTCCCCAGCCACAAGCACCCCCAACATTCGACAAAATGTATATATGCTTCGATGCCTGCAAGAGGGGATTTAAGAGTGGATGCAGGCCGTTGATTCACTTGGATGGAGCATTCCTGAAGACCTATCATGGGGGCCAATTGCTGTCTGCTGTGGCACAGGACGCAAATAACCAGTTTTATGTGGTTGCATTTGCTGTGGCAAGGTCTGAATCGAAAGAGTCATGGAAGTGGTTTCTGACCCTATTACAAGAGGACATTGGAGATGTGCAACAACATGGTTGGAATTTTATGTCCGACATGCAAAAG GGACTGATGCCTGCATTGAAGGAGATAATGCCGAATGCACATGTGCGCAATTGTGTCGTGCACATGTGGAAGAATTTCATCAACCGTTTCAAGGACTTATATATCAGGGAAACTGTGTGGGAATGTGCAAAATGCACAACTGTGGCTGAGTTCAAGACAAAAATGAAGAGGCTGAAGGAAGTTAATCAGGATGCCTGGTCATACCTGATGAAATTTGAACCTGCAACATGGGTAAGGGCCTATTTCAGTCATGGTCCAAAAGTGGACAACCTGACTAACAATATGTGCGAGTCTTTCAACTCCAAGATCACCAAGTACAGGTGCAAGCCTATACTGACAATGTGCGAAGAAGTGCGCTGCTACCTCATGAGGCGTATGGTTCAGCACAAGAGACTGATAGATTGCCATCATGGAAAGCTTGCACCGGTTCAGGAGAAAAGGTTGAAGAGACTTGTTAAGCCAAGTAACAAATGGACTGCGGAGTGGATAGGTGATAACGAGCGCAAGCGATTTGAGGTCACATACAAGGGATCTAAGTTGGATGTGGACTTGATTAAACATACATGTACATGTAACAGATGGCAATTAACTG GGATGCCGTGCACTCATGCAGTTGCAGCAATTAGAAAAAGACATGACAACATGGAAGATTATGTGCATCCATGGTTATGCATGGAATCACTGAAGAAGACTTACGAGCACTTCATTCAACCCGTTACAAGTGAAGAGTTCTGGATACGGTCTGATCAGACTAGGCCGGCTGCACCTGTCATTAAGCGGCCAATTGGTCGTCCAAAGGTACATAACAGGCAGAAGGACCCAGCAGAAACTGTTATCGAAGGTGAAAAACTGAGGAGAAGTTTCTATGCGACATGCAGCAAGTGTGGTCAAACAGGGCACAACTATAAGACTTGTAAGGGTGCGCCATCCAATCCAAATTGGAAACTTAAGACCAGGAAACCAAAGAAGAAGACCCAAGACAACCTTTCTCTTGTGGTTATACCACTGTCACAATCAGCACCTGAGGCAGAG GGTGAGGAGCATGACTCAGCTACTCCAACCAACCAGAACCATTCTACCACTTTCACAACTCCAGATGTGGCCCAGCAACAACCTGCTCCACAAGTTGCATCTGTGACCACTACTGCAGCCCCTGCAACACAAGGTCAGGTTCCTTTCAAACCTCCAGCCAGAGTTCCAGCAAGGCCATCCAACAAAACATTCAGACCGAAACAACCAATTAGAAGGAAGAGTGATGGTAAACAACAAGTTCAGAAGTCACAGCAGCCAAGTGTGGAAGCAGTTGAAGGACCATCTGATGAGGCTCTGGCTGCAGCAAGCAGTGGAACTAAAAGGGTGTTTCAGGTCATCCCCACCCCAGGAACCAACAATTCCAAAAAATGA